A window from uncultured Desulfobacter sp. encodes these proteins:
- a CDS encoding ABC transporter permease encodes MNRFFMRLFGVLRKETLQILRDPSSIILALVMPLALLVIFGYGVSLDAEHVPMVLVNQDNGAMSRELAARFAGSANFKITTAESMPQAQALVLAHKAEGIILIQNNFTAIVEGADASGGTGHRAPVQLIINGTDANRARLIEGYMKTIGAKWASVRTARGQAAMVPPVSISPRIWFNEAAISRYFLIPGLITLIMTLIGILLTALVIAREWERGTMEAMLVTPLRKIDILLGKTLPYYFLGMFGMGLSVVVGTTLFGVPFRGSVGALVGLSSLFMLTCLGFGLFLSAAIRIQFVAAQTSIMAGYLPAFFLSGLIFDLESTPKAIQMLSYLFPARYFVTIAHTLFAAGDVWPVLLPNALVLAFMAFLFLGLAFRKISKRLE; translated from the coding sequence ATGAACCGATTTTTCATGCGTCTTTTCGGGGTGCTGCGCAAGGAGACCCTTCAGATTTTACGGGACCCCAGCTCCATTATTCTGGCCCTGGTTATGCCCCTGGCGCTGCTCGTCATATTCGGATATGGGGTGAGTCTGGATGCCGAACATGTGCCCATGGTGCTTGTTAATCAGGATAATGGTGCCATGTCCCGGGAACTTGCGGCCCGCTTTGCCGGTTCCGCCAATTTTAAAATAACCACTGCCGAAAGCATGCCCCAGGCCCAGGCCCTTGTCCTGGCGCACAAGGCCGAGGGTATTATTCTTATACAAAATAATTTTACGGCAATCGTTGAAGGCGCGGATGCAAGCGGCGGCACAGGCCACAGAGCCCCGGTCCAGTTGATCATCAACGGCACAGATGCCAACCGTGCCCGGCTCATTGAAGGCTATATGAAAACCATCGGGGCCAAATGGGCATCCGTACGGACAGCCCGGGGGCAAGCTGCGATGGTCCCGCCGGTATCCATATCCCCGCGCATCTGGTTCAATGAGGCGGCCATCAGCCGGTATTTTTTGATTCCGGGCCTGATTACCTTGATCATGACCCTCATTGGCATCCTGCTCACGGCCCTGGTTATCGCCCGGGAGTGGGAGCGCGGTACCATGGAGGCTATGCTGGTGACGCCCCTGCGCAAGATTGATATTCTGCTGGGAAAAACCTTGCCCTATTATTTTCTGGGCATGTTCGGCATGGGGCTCTCCGTGGTGGTGGGCACCACCCTTTTCGGTGTGCCGTTCCGGGGTTCCGTGGGGGCGCTTGTGGGCTTAAGTTCCCTGTTCATGCTCACCTGTCTTGGATTTGGGCTTTTTCTTTCAGCAGCCATCCGCATCCAGTTTGTAGCAGCCCAAACCTCCATTATGGCCGGGTATCTGCCGGCATTTTTTCTTTCCGGCCTGATATTTGATCTTGAATCCACACCGAAAGCCATTCAGATGCTCAGCTATCTTTTCCCGGCCCGGTATTTTGTGACCATTGCCCATACCCTGTTTGCCGCAGGAGATGTCTGGCCTGTGCTCCTGCCCAATGCCCTGGTGCTGGCATTCATGGCGTTTTTGTTTCTGGGGCTGGCGTTTCGCAAAATATCAAAGCGACTGGAGTAA
- a CDS encoding ABC transporter permease, translating to MQTLRRLTALILKELLTIMKDPKSRFVVIGPPIIQFFVFSYGATFDLENIRYAVFDQSRSVLSRAFLADVEGSGRFRLTGYLEDDGQVKETIDNKKARVVIHIGSQFEEDLRSGRPVDIQVIADGTSPNVAMIAIGYLGTIVENFNKTLLEEGIVQANGPGLALVERAWFNENLSSRWFMVSALGGVISTVVVMILTSLSVAREREFGTFDQLLVAPFSPVEILVGKSIPGILFGMLDALIFAGGAVIWFHIPFRGTVSALMVSLLCFIITIVGIGLLVSSLSTTMQQGLLGAFLFLMPAITLSGLATPVENMPIWLQQADMLNPVRHIITALRRIFLEGADLATVWPQIWPLLIMAGVALPLAAWLFRRRSV from the coding sequence ATGCAGACTTTAAGACGTTTGACCGCCCTGATATTAAAGGAGCTTCTCACCATCATGAAGGACCCCAAAAGCCGTTTTGTGGTGATTGGGCCGCCCATTATCCAGTTTTTTGTCTTCAGCTATGGCGCCACCTTTGACCTGGAAAATATCCGGTATGCTGTGTTTGACCAAAGCCGGTCGGTGCTCTCCAGGGCTTTTCTGGCAGACGTTGAAGGGTCAGGAAGATTCAGGCTGACAGGATATCTTGAAGATGACGGCCAGGTGAAAGAGACCATTGATAACAAAAAAGCCCGGGTGGTGATTCATATCGGATCGCAGTTTGAGGAAGATCTGCGGTCCGGCCGTCCTGTAGATATTCAGGTCATCGCCGACGGCACAAGTCCCAATGTGGCCATGATTGCCATTGGATATCTGGGCACCATTGTGGAAAATTTTAATAAAACCCTTTTGGAAGAAGGCATCGTCCAGGCGAACGGGCCCGGCCTGGCCCTGGTGGAACGGGCCTGGTTCAACGAAAACCTGAGCAGCCGGTGGTTCATGGTCTCAGCCCTTGGCGGGGTTATCAGCACTGTGGTGGTGATGATTCTCACCAGCCTTTCCGTTGCCAGGGAAAGGGAGTTCGGTACCTTTGACCAGCTTCTGGTGGCCCCGTTCAGTCCGGTGGAAATCCTGGTGGGCAAATCCATACCCGGCATACTATTTGGTATGCTGGACGCCCTGATCTTTGCCGGCGGCGCAGTCATCTGGTTTCACATCCCCTTCCGGGGAACGGTCAGTGCGCTGATGGTTTCATTGTTGTGCTTTATCATCACCATTGTGGGCATCGGACTGCTGGTGTCGTCTTTGTCCACCACCATGCAGCAGGGGCTTTTGGGCGCATTTTTATTTTTGATGCCTGCAATCACCTTATCAGGGCTTGCCACGCCTGTGGAAAACATGCCCATCTGGCTTCAGCAGGCAGACATGCTCAATCCGGTGCGTCACATCATCACAGCACTTCGCAGAATATTTCTTGAGGGGGCGGATCTTGCCACGGTCTGGCCCCAGATCTGGCCGCTGCTGATCATGGCGGGCGTTGCCCTTCCCCTGGCAGCCTGGTTGTTCAGACGTCGATCGGTATAA
- a CDS encoding DEAD/DEAH box helicase — protein MQGIVFIYEQHRSVKNSAFTVRIEERRKKKDVWEPAGPKKVYTARDLQRPGFKIMDKTLFSMAFKSETDFRQMEARFFSPDQEYTLFRISPYDLKMFIERCNAKQLLCNQDGRLLRFQYVGPVTPEIVFKDSGNAFDAFLAMNGHKMQAPCYATPSDPVRIVSGTWVYELPKGLPMHVIKDLVLGKTVPRDEFDDTLAGLSRYAGKLSLNIPGKAKKIERHADFTPVLDFDPDLKYADLGFEYKGIGVLPMADTRQVLLNHETNLELHRNFDEELKFREMLNRQGALFESHAPKDCFIPERKREKILYQVQKQGGVLKVSGRPLVLDIDVAWDIRAAREEILVGGAVRYQGKQTGMENILDAWLCGQSWFDLPGGLKGFIPKGLAGDFEYLELRGDFGDEEILFDTYDLSFVARLFEGKKNVVRDQAFDGYLGFLKTRCLPDQPITVPKTLKAELRPYQKTGFAWLRGLAGFGFCGILADDMGLGKTIQVLAFLLDAKERSGSRHTSLAIVPKTLMWNWESEARRFAPDLNLLVYAGNSRDKLLSGICDVDLVITSYGLVRQDEAHLTRIPWDLVVLDEAQAIKNPKSQISRSVKRLNAANRLSLTGTPIENRPLDLWSQFDFLMSGFLGDQASFEKAYDGRDQDSLNRLRILTAPFILRRMKQQVCTELPPKTEITLYCGFSKDQRACYDNILNAGKRKLSEDPERNDSRTMQILTLLLRLRQAACHPALVAGTSPGTGIRPEKSSQKFELVLETAREIIESGYKILIFSQFVSLLDLVDQMFGAHGIKRFTLYGRTQKRQAQIQGFKQSPDPCAFLISLKAGGVGLNLTEAGYVFLLDPWWNPAVENQAVDRSYRIGQENPVTVYRFITRNSVEENISRLQAKKQAMGKAVLGHKSLSDARLSEKELLELIC, from the coding sequence TTGCAGGGAATTGTCTTTATCTATGAACAGCACCGTTCAGTTAAAAACAGCGCATTCACCGTGCGTATTGAGGAACGGCGGAAAAAGAAAGATGTATGGGAGCCTGCGGGCCCGAAAAAAGTGTATACGGCCCGGGACCTTCAACGTCCGGGATTTAAGATTATGGACAAAACACTTTTTTCCATGGCCTTTAAATCCGAAACCGATTTCAGACAGATGGAAGCACGGTTCTTTTCTCCGGATCAGGAGTATACCCTTTTCAGAATTTCACCCTACGATCTTAAGATGTTCATTGAGCGCTGCAACGCCAAACAACTGTTGTGCAATCAAGACGGACGGTTGCTCCGGTTTCAGTATGTTGGGCCAGTGACCCCTGAAATTGTATTCAAAGACTCTGGAAACGCCTTTGATGCCTTCCTTGCCATGAACGGACATAAAATGCAGGCGCCGTGTTATGCAACCCCATCCGATCCCGTCAGAATCGTATCCGGCACATGGGTGTATGAATTGCCCAAAGGTTTGCCAATGCACGTGATCAAAGACCTGGTCCTGGGAAAGACCGTTCCCCGCGATGAATTTGACGACACTTTGGCGGGGTTGAGCCGTTATGCCGGCAAGCTCTCATTGAATATTCCGGGCAAAGCTAAAAAAATAGAGCGTCATGCCGATTTTACGCCGGTACTGGATTTTGATCCGGATTTGAAATATGCGGACCTGGGATTTGAATACAAAGGCATTGGCGTTTTACCCATGGCAGACACACGGCAGGTGTTACTGAACCATGAAACCAATCTTGAACTGCACCGAAATTTTGATGAGGAACTGAAATTTCGGGAGATGCTTAACCGCCAGGGCGCACTATTTGAGTCCCATGCCCCCAAGGATTGCTTCATTCCCGAAAGGAAAAGGGAAAAGATCCTCTACCAAGTCCAAAAGCAGGGTGGGGTTCTCAAGGTGTCGGGCCGACCTCTGGTGCTGGATATTGATGTGGCCTGGGATATCAGGGCCGCCCGGGAAGAGATCCTTGTGGGCGGTGCCGTCCGTTACCAGGGAAAACAGACCGGCATGGAAAATATCCTGGACGCCTGGCTTTGCGGGCAGTCCTGGTTTGATCTTCCCGGGGGATTAAAAGGGTTTATCCCAAAGGGCCTGGCCGGGGATTTTGAATACCTTGAACTTCGCGGGGATTTTGGGGATGAGGAGATCCTGTTTGATACATATGACCTGTCCTTTGTTGCCCGGCTTTTTGAGGGCAAGAAAAACGTGGTCCGGGACCAGGCGTTTGACGGATATCTTGGATTCTTGAAAACCAGATGTCTCCCGGATCAACCGATAACGGTGCCCAAAACGTTGAAGGCCGAACTGCGACCCTACCAGAAGACTGGATTTGCCTGGCTTCGGGGGCTTGCCGGATTTGGATTCTGCGGCATCCTCGCCGATGACATGGGGCTGGGTAAAACGATCCAGGTCCTGGCCTTTCTCCTGGATGCAAAAGAACGGTCCGGGAGCCGTCACACAAGCCTGGCGATCGTTCCCAAAACCTTGATGTGGAACTGGGAATCCGAGGCCAGGCGGTTTGCGCCTGACTTGAATTTGCTGGTGTATGCCGGTAATTCCCGGGATAAATTGCTGTCCGGGATTTGCGATGTGGATCTTGTGATCACATCCTACGGCCTGGTCCGGCAGGACGAAGCGCATTTGACCCGGATTCCATGGGACCTGGTGGTTTTGGACGAGGCCCAGGCCATAAAGAACCCCAAGTCACAGATATCCAGATCCGTAAAACGGTTAAATGCGGCAAACCGGTTATCGTTGACCGGCACCCCCATTGAAAACAGGCCCCTTGATTTATGGAGCCAGTTTGATTTTCTCATGTCGGGTTTTTTAGGGGATCAGGCATCATTTGAAAAAGCGTATGACGGCCGGGATCAGGACAGCTTGAACCGGCTGAGAATTCTTACCGCCCCCTTTATCCTGCGAAGAATGAAGCAACAGGTGTGCACGGAACTGCCGCCCAAAACCGAAATCACCCTGTACTGCGGTTTCAGCAAGGACCAGCGTGCCTGCTACGATAATATCCTCAATGCAGGGAAACGCAAACTATCAGAAGATCCGGAACGTAATGATTCCCGGACCATGCAGATTTTAACCCTGCTTCTCAGGCTGAGACAGGCAGCCTGTCACCCGGCCCTGGTGGCCGGAACGTCTCCGGGCACCGGTATCCGGCCGGAAAAATCAAGTCAGAAATTTGAACTGGTCCTGGAAACCGCCCGGGAAATTATTGAAAGTGGCTATAAAATACTGATTTTTTCGCAGTTTGTATCCCTTCTGGATCTGGTGGATCAAATGTTTGGAGCCCACGGTATCAAACGCTTTACCCTGTATGGCCGCACACAAAAGCGGCAGGCGCAGATCCAGGGGTTTAAACAAAGCCCTGATCCCTGTGCGTTTCTCATCTCCCTAAAGGCCGGAGGTGTGGGCTTAAACCTGACCGAAGCCGGATACGTCTTTTTGCTGGATCCCTGGTGGAATCCGGCCGTGGAAAATCAGGCCGTGGACAGAAGCTACCGAATCGGCCAGGAAAACCCGGTAACCGTCTACCGGTTCATCACCAGAAATTCGGTGGAGGAAAATATCAGCCGTCTCCAGGCCAAAAAACAGGCCATGGGAAAAGCGGTTCTTGGTCACAAAAGCCTTTCAGATGCCCGGCTTTCCGAAAAAGAACTTCTGGAGCTTATTTGTTAA
- a CDS encoding helix-turn-helix transcriptional regulator, producing MTIRINLDVIMARRKINSNTLAEKIGITAQNLSILKTGKAKAIRFSTLEAICHHLDCQPGDILEYSEDS from the coding sequence TTGACTATTCGTATTAATTTGGATGTTATAATGGCCAGGCGTAAAATCAACTCCAATACCCTGGCCGAAAAGATAGGCATTACAGCGCAAAATCTGTCCATCCTGAAAACAGGTAAAGCCAAGGCCATCAGATTCTCTACGCTTGAGGCAATATGCCATCATTTGGACTGTCAGCCAGGTGATATTCTGGAATATTCTGAAGATTCGTAA
- a CDS encoding cation:proton antiporter → MGIASDIAIIVVAGLIGGLVAQRLKQPLILGYILVGVMVGPFTGGVTVSNIHDIELLAEIGVALLLFALGLEFSLKELKPVARIALIGTPIQMLLSIFLGFGIGKLFKWPFNESLWFGGLIALSSTMVILKTLMSQGRMGTLSSRVMIGMLIVQDLAIVPLMIILPKLNELEAGIPALGWAAVKAVTFLVLMIFIGTRLIPKLLAYIARHNSRELFLLAITAMGLGVGYGTYLFGLSFAFGAFVAGMVLSESDYGHQALSDIIPLRDIFGLLFFVSVGMLLDPIFLIEQWQKILIVVLCVSLGKGVIFSLLSRLFGYGNVIPLALGLSMFQVGEFSFVLARVGISTQSISNDLYSLTLATAIVTMLLTPLVSGLTAPLYGLRKRMFKKEPVQTINLPDTGLHDHVVIAGGGRIGFHIGQVLQRLDQAFVIIELDYRRVGQVKSKGFPVIYGDVTRDVVLEAGRVKEANLVLITTPRIDVTGAACHQIRLLNPTVNIVARAEGIEQMKALHEQGIQEVVQPEFEAGLQFTRQALLYLKIPPTDIQKYTDAFRRELYAPLFKISKGDQTLSQLQKACDLLEFNWVKIVADSPVIGRTIKELDLRTKTGISIVGVMHDGELQANPSADYQLKAGDLIAVMGNVEQLEDFQALMSPQQ, encoded by the coding sequence ATGGGTATAGCCTCTGATATTGCAATTATTGTTGTGGCCGGCTTAATCGGCGGCCTTGTGGCCCAGCGGTTAAAACAGCCTTTAATCCTGGGATACATTCTGGTTGGCGTCATGGTGGGTCCGTTTACCGGCGGCGTCACGGTTTCCAATATACACGATATCGAATTATTAGCCGAGATTGGGGTAGCCCTTCTGCTGTTTGCCCTGGGGCTGGAATTCTCCCTCAAAGAACTAAAGCCTGTGGCCAGGATCGCCTTGATCGGCACTCCGATACAGATGCTGCTCTCAATTTTCCTTGGTTTCGGCATCGGTAAACTATTCAAGTGGCCATTTAATGAGTCACTCTGGTTTGGGGGGCTCATTGCCCTGTCCAGTACCATGGTGATTCTTAAAACACTGATGAGCCAGGGGCGCATGGGAACGCTGTCAAGCCGGGTCATGATCGGTATGTTGATTGTTCAGGACCTTGCCATTGTTCCCTTAATGATCATTCTGCCTAAATTAAATGAACTGGAGGCAGGCATCCCCGCCCTTGGGTGGGCCGCAGTCAAGGCAGTGACCTTCCTGGTTCTGATGATTTTCATCGGCACACGGCTCATTCCAAAACTGCTGGCCTATATTGCCAGGCACAATTCAAGGGAGCTGTTCCTGCTGGCGATCACGGCAATGGGCCTGGGCGTGGGATACGGCACCTATTTATTTGGATTATCCTTTGCATTCGGCGCATTTGTGGCCGGCATGGTACTCAGCGAATCCGATTACGGCCACCAAGCATTAAGCGATATTATTCCGTTAAGAGATATTTTTGGGTTGCTTTTCTTTGTATCGGTGGGCATGCTCCTGGATCCGATATTTTTGATTGAGCAGTGGCAGAAAATCCTCATCGTTGTTTTGTGCGTATCCTTAGGCAAAGGGGTCATTTTCAGTCTATTAAGCCGTCTATTCGGGTATGGCAATGTCATTCCCCTGGCTCTGGGATTAAGCATGTTCCAGGTGGGAGAGTTTTCATTTGTTCTGGCCCGGGTCGGTATCAGCACCCAATCCATATCCAACGATCTCTATTCCCTGACACTGGCCACAGCCATTGTCACCATGCTCTTGACACCGCTTGTTTCGGGACTGACCGCGCCGTTGTACGGACTGCGAAAGCGCATGTTTAAAAAAGAGCCGGTTCAGACCATCAATTTACCTGACACAGGCTTGCACGACCATGTGGTCATTGCAGGCGGAGGGCGGATCGGATTTCACATCGGCCAGGTGCTCCAGCGCCTGGACCAGGCCTTTGTCATTATTGAGCTTGATTACCGACGGGTGGGCCAGGTCAAAAGCAAGGGGTTTCCAGTGATTTACGGAGATGTCACCCGTGATGTCGTTCTGGAAGCCGGCAGGGTGAAAGAAGCCAATCTTGTACTCATCACCACACCCAGAATTGATGTCACCGGCGCCGCCTGCCATCAGATTCGCCTTTTAAATCCCACGGTAAATATTGTGGCAAGGGCCGAAGGGATAGAGCAGATGAAGGCCCTGCATGAACAGGGCATACAGGAAGTGGTTCAGCCCGAATTTGAAGCGGGACTCCAGTTTACCCGCCAGGCCTTGCTATATTTAAAAATCCCGCCCACGGATATCCAGAAATATACGGATGCCTTTCGCAGGGAGCTGTATGCCCCGCTTTTCAAAATTTCCAAGGGGGATCAAACTCTGTCACAACTCCAGAAAGCATGTGATCTTCTGGAGTTTAACTGGGTAAAAATCGTGGCCGACAGCCCTGTGATCGGCCGGACAATCAAAGAACTGGATCTTCGAACCAAAACCGGCATATCAATCGTCGGCGTGATGCATGACGGCGAACTGCAAGCCAACCCGAGTGCCGATTATCAATTGAAAGCAGGGGATTTAATTGCTGTCATGGGCAATGTCGAGCAGCTGGAGGATTTCCAAGCGCTGATGTCGCCGCAGCAATAA
- a CDS encoding class I SAM-dependent methyltransferase, which translates to MKQNIYDNPEFYEHYMALRANESGLNAAVEEPAIYSLLPPLDGLGILDIGCGFGKFASYCLGENAASILGTDISENMIAEAKKRIKDPRADFVQIAAEDLDVDQGSFDLAVSSMCFHYVKDIRPVFETVAMSLREGGHFIFSVEHPICTSLLRGWCSLDDGTKIHWPVDDYKKETLRVSRWFVDGVKKYHRTVETYINTLIDAGFSIQRLFEPGPSPDAVADRPDLLDHLRRPPVLVLAGVKCSRIQRCKPAIHRQQ; encoded by the coding sequence ATGAAACAAAACATTTATGACAATCCGGAGTTTTATGAACATTACATGGCACTTCGGGCAAACGAAAGCGGTCTCAATGCCGCAGTTGAAGAACCGGCTATTTACAGCCTTCTACCGCCTCTTGACGGACTTGGCATCCTGGACATCGGCTGCGGTTTTGGGAAATTTGCCTCCTATTGTCTTGGAGAAAACGCCGCATCTATTCTGGGCACGGATATATCCGAAAACATGATTGCAGAAGCAAAAAAACGCATAAAAGACCCAAGGGCTGATTTTGTACAGATTGCCGCAGAGGATCTTGATGTGGACCAGGGATCATTTGATTTGGCGGTTTCGTCAATGTGTTTTCATTATGTAAAGGATATCCGACCGGTATTCGAGACCGTTGCGATGTCTCTCAGAGAAGGCGGCCATTTTATTTTTTCTGTGGAACACCCGATCTGCACATCGTTGCTCAGGGGATGGTGCAGCCTGGATGATGGAACCAAAATACACTGGCCCGTTGATGACTATAAAAAGGAGACCCTGCGGGTGTCCCGTTGGTTTGTTGATGGTGTTAAAAAATACCATCGGACCGTTGAAACATACATCAACACACTGATCGACGCCGGTTTTTCAATTCAAAGACTCTTTGAACCCGGGCCGTCTCCCGATGCCGTCGCTGACAGACCTGATCTTTTAGATCATTTGAGACGTCCGCCGGTTCTTGTATTGGCCGGGGTAAAATGCAGCCGCATTCAAAGGTGTAAGCCGGCTATTCATCGTCAGCAATGA
- a CDS encoding DUF2975 domain-containing protein, translating to MEIRHTTDTNQNIDLIRKSSRRIILALYIWRGVIPLATCLMWLFINKLPWISQEILPDFVQLPLPLPIRLAGLAVAMIPVGIVIYGITTLIHLFRLYQCGKIFQSENVTCLKRLSGTILVLGVTGIITDTLLSVVLTLHHPPGEHMITFGITDKDITLFILGYVLMTIARVMQEGCRLQQEQSLTV from the coding sequence ATGGAAATCCGTCACACCACCGATACAAACCAGAACATTGATTTAATCAGGAAATCCAGCCGGAGAATTATATTGGCCCTCTACATTTGGCGTGGGGTAATTCCCTTGGCCACGTGTTTGATGTGGCTGTTCATAAATAAACTGCCCTGGATTAGCCAGGAGATCTTGCCCGATTTTGTCCAACTTCCTTTGCCGCTCCCCATTCGGCTGGCCGGGCTGGCCGTTGCCATGATCCCGGTTGGCATAGTGATTTACGGTATTACAACGCTTATTCATCTATTCCGGCTTTATCAGTGCGGCAAAATTTTTCAATCTGAAAACGTGACCTGCCTCAAACGCCTGTCCGGAACGATTCTTGTACTTGGCGTCACAGGTATCATCACCGATACCCTTTTAAGTGTTGTCCTGACCCTTCATCATCCTCCAGGGGAACATATGATTACCTTTGGCATAACCGATAAGGATATCACGTTGTTTATCCTGGGATATGTTTTGATGACCATCGCCAGGGTGATGCAGGAAGGCTGCCGGTTACAGCAAGAACAAAGCCTTACGGTTTAG
- a CDS encoding alpha-isopropylmalate synthase regulatory domain-containing protein → MAIKKDESGVWVLDQTQIPDEARQEVEIFDTTLRDGEQGGVTFKGDSKFKIAQFLSDTGVSTIEVGFPSSTPLEFDTVKKIADTVEGPHICGLTTMDLENIKRTWHALENNPNPTIHVFTLNIDEASIRAYKADPNEQIEKASRAVAYAKELMGGKGRVEFSAQNTILALSQSLNPEYNFLQEYISKIYGHAIKAGADVINIPHTVAKGIEIEIQEAIRYFKMLVEGTDDVILSFHAHNDYGVSVADTLAAVKEGIRQVEGTWYSLGERAGNTPLEQVIMNLSLKPAYKRRFFTSFKLERTNAVARFIERESCIPIPYNAPGVGPNALRHGSGVHSDGDKKGKAIGENIYLPCAPEDIGWTGNTHQITKLTGVGGVTARLDELGFEFEKSFVREHVMPVIKSRDITYGDKELRMIGDDFRYTGKDHIEFVDYAFNKFANSTVRQAQVVLVVDGEKKIGEAFMGKNGPINAVFSAIDDVLGLGEKKPKLVVYEPSNRGRTHSSAAEALVVLTGNGNELSYNLAAPVWVGRAEDDDTITASAKSYVQALSRFMTDMTEKKEN, encoded by the coding sequence ATGGCGATTAAAAAAGATGAGAGCGGCGTATGGGTATTGGACCAAACCCAGATCCCAGACGAGGCCAGACAGGAAGTTGAAATATTTGACACCACCCTGCGCGACGGCGAGCAGGGCGGGGTAACCTTTAAAGGGGATTCAAAATTTAAAATTGCCCAATTCCTGTCAGACACCGGTGTCAGCACCATAGAAGTGGGCTTTCCAAGTTCCACCCCCCTGGAGTTTGATACGGTCAAAAAGATTGCCGATACCGTGGAAGGGCCCCACATCTGCGGACTGACCACCATGGACCTTGAAAATATCAAGCGGACATGGCATGCTCTGGAAAATAACCCCAATCCCACCATCCATGTGTTCACCCTGAACATTGATGAAGCTTCCATCCGGGCGTACAAGGCAGATCCCAATGAACAGATTGAAAAAGCCTCCAGGGCCGTGGCCTATGCAAAGGAGTTGATGGGCGGTAAGGGCCGGGTGGAATTTTCAGCCCAGAACACCATCCTGGCCTTGTCCCAGTCCCTGAACCCGGAATATAATTTTCTACAGGAGTATATCTCTAAGATCTATGGCCATGCAATCAAGGCGGGGGCCGACGTGATCAATATTCCCCATACCGTGGCCAAGGGCATTGAAATTGAAATCCAGGAAGCCATCCGGTACTTTAAAATGCTTGTGGAAGGCACCGATGACGTCATCTTAAGTTTCCACGCTCACAATGATTACGGTGTCAGTGTGGCCGATACCCTTGCTGCGGTTAAAGAGGGCATCCGGCAGGTGGAAGGTACCTGGTACTCTTTGGGAGAACGGGCCGGCAATACCCCGCTGGAACAGGTGATCATGAACCTGTCACTGAAACCGGCGTACAAACGCAGATTTTTCACCTCCTTTAAACTTGAACGAACCAATGCCGTGGCTCGTTTCATTGAAAGGGAGAGCTGCATTCCCATTCCATATAATGCGCCGGGGGTCGGGCCCAATGCACTGCGCCATGGCTCAGGGGTTCATTCCGACGGTGACAAAAAAGGCAAGGCCATTGGGGAAAATATTTACTTGCCCTGCGCTCCCGAGGACATCGGCTGGACCGGCAACACCCACCAGATCACCAAGCTGACCGGGGTAGGCGGCGTGACCGCCAGACTTGATGAGCTCGGCTTCGAATTTGAAAAAAGTTTTGTCCGGGAACATGTCATGCCCGTAATCAAGTCCCGGGATATTACATACGGGGATAAAGAACTGCGTATGATAGGAGACGATTTCAGGTATACCGGCAAAGATCATATCGAGTTTGTGGATTACGCGTTCAACAAGTTTGCCAACTCCACGGTCCGCCAGGCCCAGGTGGTACTGGTGGTTGACGGTGAAAAAAAGATCGGCGAGGCTTTTATGGGCAAAAACGGGCCCATCAATGCGGTATTCAGTGCCATTGACGATGTTTTGGGGCTCGGTGAAAAGAAACCCAAACTCGTGGTTTACGAGCCCAGCAACCGCGGACGCACCCACTCTTCAGCGGCGGAAGCGTTGGTTGTGCTCACAGGCAACGGCAATGAACTCAGCTATAATCTGGCTGCGCCCGTCTGGGTGGGCAGGGCCGAGGATGATGATACCATCACAGCCTCTGCCAAATCCTACGTCCAGGCCTTGAGCCGGTTTATGACGGACATGACGGAAAAAAAAGAAAATTAG